One region of Termitidicoccus mucosus genomic DNA includes:
- a CDS encoding DUF1573 domain-containing protein, with amino-acid sequence MNTKIVTFLAVFFTILCPLFAEIQWDPMEQSITLAVNQQQADIKFIFKNNGAEPIAILSAVPSCSCLKLSTMEKEAYQPGEEGVLEARYTRTSRAGPQNYKITVTTTDPQNSTVTLRVNVASTTNYVVTPSNAHWVMGAQSGSKVLLFRDIRQAGVRPTAVFSTDPNFVAEIQSKNDDGAYPIVITAISTEKVTAGFIYIDVTAEDGTVEKARIVAAVKDPNSQRVIVR; translated from the coding sequence ATGAACACTAAAATTGTGACCTTTCTGGCCGTGTTTTTTACAATATTGTGCCCACTGTTTGCCGAGATTCAATGGGATCCGATGGAACAGTCGATTACTTTGGCGGTAAATCAACAACAGGCGGACATTAAATTCATCTTTAAGAACAACGGTGCCGAGCCGATTGCCATCCTCTCGGCAGTGCCCTCTTGTTCATGTCTGAAGCTTTCCACCATGGAGAAGGAGGCATATCAGCCTGGAGAGGAGGGCGTTCTGGAAGCCCGGTATACTCGCACCAGCCGAGCCGGCCCGCAAAACTACAAAATTACGGTTACCACCACCGATCCGCAAAATTCCACGGTTACGCTCCGGGTGAACGTGGCCAGCACAACCAATTACGTTGTCACGCCCAGCAACGCGCACTGGGTGATGGGAGCCCAGTCTGGAAGCAAGGTGCTGCTTTTCCGCGACATCAGGCAGGCCGGAGTAAGGCCCACGGCGGTGTTTTCAACAGACCCAAATTTTGTCGCTGAGATACAATCCAAAAACGACGACGGCGCGTATCCAATAGTCATAACAGCGATTTCCACAGAAAAAGTCACCGCAGGTTTTATCTACATCGATGTCACTGCGGAGGACGGCACTGTTGAAAAGGCCAGAATCGTAGCCGCAGTCAAGGATCCCAATTCCCAAAGGGTCATCGTTCGGTGA